Genomic segment of Populus nigra chromosome 14, ddPopNigr1.1, whole genome shotgun sequence:
TCCGTAGTACGAAGATCCATCAATTGTAAAGGGATTTTTCTGAAGAGCTAGCAAACGAGAGAAGAACGTCcaagttgaagaagaaaatgttaAACGGTTCTGCAAAGACAGATGCGAAAATGTGTACTTGGCTTGGAAgggtgatttgtttttttttaaagtacaaCTTCTTTAAAGTAAGATTACTtcgtaaaagtaaaaaaatacatatttttttaatcccaaaACATAGTTAAACTAATTAAGTTATGGGTTTTGGATTTGCTCTCCAATAATTACAGGTTTAAGTTCTTTTATAAtcactgaaaatttatataattattaattttaaaactcgtaaaattagttaaaatatacaCAAGTTAATTCAAACatccataataattaaaaataatacatactTTTTATatgaatccaaaagaaaaaaaccacccACCCCTCCAAGTCAAACACCCTTTAAAAGGCTTAGCGTGATGATTTTTGGTCTCTTTATCTGAATGAGTCATTGCAGCTCTCGAGTTTATTTTTTCGAGGATACATTTTAGGTTCTGGAATGAATTTTGTGAAGGAAAGGCCAAGGTGCCGTTTGGGGTACTGTGGTTtcttttggttaaaaaatattattttaatatatttttaaataaaaataattattatattaggaGCTCCAGGCCAGCGAGTTGAAGAACAAGTGCAGAAGGTTGCAGGTTACTGAAACTGATCGGCAGGTCAAACTGACCTCGCGGGCACAGTCGGTCCAGGGGCAGATTAAACTCAGGCGCAGTAAATTGAACATGATATTGCAGATGATAAAAATGAGGGTAAACTGTAACTTAGACCCGAATGGTTTATAGAAAGTAATTAATTAGTCCTTGTAATGTCAGAGATAATTAACTAATTTCTTGACTACAATTGACCATCACCTCAATgtaatttttcttgttcaagAAATGTAAGGCCCTGttcaataacaaatatatatatatatatatatatatatatatataattttcttttttttttcagtgaatATAAATCGTGCTCAAATTAAACTTGTttcttatgattatttttacatttacataaattaatattcttatcattttttttaacacaaatggAAATTGTTCCATTTGAGTATTCAAAAGTTTCTCATGAATCGAAATCCATGCAAATATAACCACAATTCCTTTCGATTCACCCTTCTTTCCTTCCCCAGTAAACACTCCCACAACCAAACATTACCACCGCTGCTTCTTCTTCAAGACTTGTTTTCCTCTCTCTGTAGTGAAGAATTGAATTCCAAGAGAGAGTAGGAGCaaaagtgtatatatatatattggatataGTTGAGATTGAGCAGTTCTAATGCATCTGTACCGACAGAGTTTCTACTCGTACAGCATTTGCACGGATGCGATGGCGATTTCAGGCAACCCATTAACGGATAAAATGGATTTGATTAGGACAGTAAGCACAAGCAGAGTTTCACCTCCTCTCAATAATTCCACACACCAGAGTTAGAAGACAGGTGCTGGAAAGTAACATCCAGGATGGAGCCACACAATAATTCATTGGTAGTAACTCTGATAAGATAAGGgtagattttgaatttgttactCAATATTACTAGTTCGAGTATCATATATCTTAGAGTTATTAGAAACTTGTAcgattattaactttaaaatctcaagaaattagttaaaatatacgTAAATTGATCCAGATACTCcacttataaaataataataataataatacactGGTCCGGTACACAAATACGTGGTTGAAAATTGACTATTCAAAGCCAACATTCTTTTTCCCATGAGCTTGAGCGATCTCTATCAGAATTCCCTGAAATTCCATACTTGCCTAACAGTGCTCCTCCCATACTAGCCACAGACTCACATCTCACATCTCACATTTATGATCGAGCCCCACTTTCTCCTTTCATGTCCTCGCCATTAAATGTTCGGTGCCCTCACAGCAATGCCGTACATCCTCATTGTAACCATGAAGAAGTCCCTTCTTGTAGTTCAATCACAAAGCTCAGAGAGTGATTCTGATGGCACTGACCAAGCTCACAACCAGAGCATCGTAGTTCCGACTACAGTCATTGCGATAGCCGATAGCCTCCAAAAGAAAGATAACTCATGGTATTACTTAAATCAACCATGATACAGCCTTACTGCTTGCTAGCATGACTAAGTTAATGTTAGAATATCCAGGCAGACATCTTTCGTTTTGGTCCTTTCCTGTTTTCAAGCTGCCTGTCTCTCTTACTAATGtttctctgtttcttttccGCTGACGGGATGGCGCAGGGTTGTTACTTCTCAAATCGCTACAGATCTATCGATTCAAGTTCAAGACGTCACTTTTACTGTTCACAAGGTAACTTACAGCTCGTGCAGAGTCATTTCCCTCTCTCTATCTATGTATCAAAACACTAGACAAAATTATAACTAGGTCTGTCCATTAACTAGAGTTGCACACAAAAAGAACAGGAGATGGATTTACAACATGTGAAGTTAAGAACATGCCATGACTAAAGTGACTTCATCTATGCTCACCAGAGTCAAACATAATAATTCCCTTCTGCTCATCCAGTTGATTTATGAGCAGTGTAAACATGTAGAAGATTAACAAATCAATTCTCAAGGCATGAACACATGCTAATTAAAGTGAACTCCCTTTCTTTCTACCTGACAAGGTTAAAACCTATGGCTAAGACAGAGTTAAATAACACACTGATGGATCTAATACACTCACTGCCTGTAAGGAATGAACTGACATCATTTGCTGACTCCTCTGTTTCTCCTGATCCAGTATCCCTTGGTATCAAAATGTGGCTACATAGGCCGCCTGGAACTTCAGCCTTCGATTTCAAATTTTGGGTACGAACTCAAGCTTGAAAACTTCCCAGGTGGACCAGAAGCATTCGAAATCATTCTAAAATTCTGTTATGGTCTCCCGTTAGACTTAAACCCTAGCAACAGTGCTCCACTACGATGCGCATCAGAATTCCTAGAAATGAGTGAAGAGATTGATGATGGAAATCTCATCTCAAAGACAGAAGCTTTCCTCACATTTGTAGTCCTCTCATCGTGGAAAGACACCATCACTGTTCTCAAATCATGTGAAACTTTATCTCCATGGGCTGAAAATCTTCAAATAGTTAGAAGATGTTGTGACTCAATAGCATGGAAGGCTCCTAGAGACAATTCAATGGTTAATGATGAAGGATGGTGCTTTGATGATGTGGCTTCCCTTCGCATTGATCATTTCATGAGAATTATAACTGCAATAAGGGCAAGGGGAGCAAAACCAGAGATCATAGGTAAATGTATCATGCGATATGCAGATAGATGGTTGCCAGGCATGGATGCAGAGTTAGAAGGACTAAGAGGGTATGGGTATGGAAAGAATGAACTGCAGTTCAGTATTTTGATCGGAAGGACAGAAGACGAGGGAATTGAACATAGCAAGGAGCAAAAATCTATTATTGAAAGCCTAGTAAGCATACTTCCTCCTCAACCAGAAGCAGCCCCATGTAAGTTCTTGCTGAAGATGTTGAAAATGGCAATGGTTTACTCTGCATCCCAAGCTTTGATTTCAGAGCTTGAGAAGAGAGCAGGGATGATGTTGGAGAATGCCAATGTGAATGATCTTTTGATTCCTAATTATAAAAGTGAAGATCAGGGGAAAATGGTCAAGTATGTATTCAACTATCCCAGTCTCCTTAAGATTGCGTAACCTTGCATAAAAAATTGTGGCAAGTCTTTTCACCCTCGCTAATTATCATTCATGTATATTCATATAGGTCACTTGAAAAACGAACAATGCACAACACAGATGTGGTTCAAAGAATGGTGGAGTATTTTTTGATGCATGAACAAGAGAAGCAACAACTGCCACTGACATCAGAGAAATCAAGTGTTAGCAAGCTTTTGGAAAATTACCTAGCTGAGGTAGCGAAGGACCCTA
This window contains:
- the LOC133673432 gene encoding BTB/POZ domain-containing protein DOT3-like codes for the protein MFGALTAMPYILIVTMKKSLLVVQSQSSESDSDGTDQAHNQSIVVPTTVIAIADSLQKKDNSWVVTSQIATDLSIQVQDVTFTVHKYPLVSKCGYIGRLELQPSISNFGYELKLENFPGGPEAFEIILKFCYGLPLDLNPSNSAPLRCASEFLEMSEEIDDGNLISKTEAFLTFVVLSSWKDTITVLKSCETLSPWAENLQIVRRCCDSIAWKAPRDNSMVNDEGWCFDDVASLRIDHFMRIITAIRARGAKPEIIGKCIMRYADRWLPGMDAELEGLRGYGYGKNELQFSILIGRTEDEGIEHSKEQKSIIESLVSILPPQPEAAPCKFLLKMLKMAMVYSASQALISELEKRAGMMLENANVNDLLIPNYKSEDQGKMVKSLEKRTMHNTDVVQRMVEYFLMHEQEKQQLPLTSEKSSVSKLLENYLAEVAKDPNLSITKFQVLAEALPERARACDDGLYRAIDTYLKTHPSLSEYDRRRLCKIMSCGKLSLDACMHAAQNDRLPLRTVIQVLFSEQVKMRAAMQGKEPAASDNNSEQEITQTSTKTEIMTLRAELENVKTQMTELQRDYSELQHEYEKQNNKHRNGSAWNFGWTKIRTSALFHRKLDGNEGGEGHQRSNSLGSKINFRRRLSIS